Proteins encoded within one genomic window of Panicum virgatum strain AP13 chromosome 1N, P.virgatum_v5, whole genome shotgun sequence:
- the LOC120655590 gene encoding receptor-like serine/threonine-protein kinase SD1-8 isoform X3: MPKALLLLAVLLLAARLGRTQQPNDSLTTGQPLLDGQTLISAQGTFTLGFFPNGDNTYLGIWFNNMKPRTVIWVANRDAPIKGGNGSLTLSTNSLDLLDRRGNSVWSSSSFSTNSPQAFLLDSGNLVINDSMLSEAPNPLWQSFAEPCDTLLSGMTIGTGPWNGQGFSGQPYLKTTNKLAFNMSVHDDSAYYSFTSLDSSVQWRFVMSSDGLAHRWYSNPSNDAWVEYWHWPQNQCDSYALCGPNAACYNDVCRCLQEFVPKSPNDWNQRNFTGGCVRNALLSCSSANGFDRLQHVKVPDTLNAIMVGGKSLDDCKELCLKNCSCSAYALLGGSNCIVWSGDLVDVVLFVDGINDLYTRVSHNNPSHPGPSVATIVSVSIVGVLLAISAILGFCYHRSRQKHLPLALEQDHAPGSKPAAKNLDLDGIRVATNNFANQNCIFSTRSRTIFKGTLPNFGDLAVKRLNTEVGHEELKNEVKMLARLEHPNIIRMLGSCIGNNENVICYEYMPGGSLDAVFFAEDEKSAVPDWPSRLHIMQGICEGLLYLHEHFRIIHRDIDPSNILLTECMIPKISDFGLATKLDQGQSEGNDEKFRGTRRYSAPELFYGKSYSMKSDVYSFGIVLLEIVTGCKAASFCREDTDDLPTYVRQHWTHGTAYQLKDPRMGDDAPRGEIERCIHIGVRCVQDDPTLRPLMSYIRNTLAATRP; this comes from the exons ATGCCCAAGGCGCTGCTCCTCCTGGCCGTGCTGCTGCTCGCGGCTCGTCTCGGTCGCACACAGCAGCCAA ATGACTCGCTCACCACAGGCCAACCATTGCTTGATGGGCAAACACTGATTTCAGCACAAGGTACTTTTACGCTGGGTTTCTTTCCAAATGGAGACAACACATATCTAGGAATATGGTTCAATAACATGAAACCTCGGACTGTCATCTGGGTGGCAAACCGTGATGCTCCAATCAAGGGAGGTAATGGAAGTCTTACCCTCAGCACAAATTCTTTGGACCTGCTGGATAGAAGAGGAAACAGTGTTTGGTCAAGTAGCAGCTTCAGCACCAACAGTCCACAAGCCTTCCTTCTCGACTCCGGAAACCTTGTCATCAACGACTCTATGTTATCAGAGGCTCCAAATCCACTATGGCAAAGTTTTGCTGAGCCCTGTGACACATTGTTGTCTGGTATGACAATTGG GACTGGTCCATGGAATGGTCAGGGGTTCAGTGGTCAACCTTATCTGAAGACAACAAATAAGTTGGCCTTTAACATGAGTGTTCATGATGATAGTGCGTATTACTCGTTCACATCTTTGGACAGCTCAGTCCAGTGGCGATTTGTCATGAGTTCAGACGGCCTTGCACATCGCTGGTACAGCAATCCGAGCAACGATGCTTGGGTTGAATACTGGCACTGGCCCCAGAATCAGTGTGATTCATATGCCCTCTGTGGTCCAAACGCCGCTTGCTACAACGATGTCTGTCGTTGTCTGCAGGAATTTGTCCCCAAGTCACCAAACGACTGGAACCAGAGGAACTTCACGGGTGGTTGTGTGAGGAATGCATTGCTTTCGTGCTCGTCGGCTAATGGATTTGACCGGTTGCAACATGTCAAGGTGCCTGATACATTGAATGCCATCATGGTGGGAGGCAAAAGCTTGGATGACTGCAAGGAGTTATGCTTAAAGAACTGCTCCTGCAGTGCTTATGCTCTGCTTGGAGGGAGTAACTGCATTGTTTGGTCAGGCGATCTGGTAGATGTTGTTTTGTTTGTTGATGGAATCAACGATTTGTACACTCGAGTCTCCCATAACAATCCCTCTCATCCAG GTCCAAGCGTTGCTACCATTGTCTCTGTTTCTATAGTGGGAGTGTTGCTGGCAATTTCTGCAATACTAGGCTTCTGTTATCATCGAAGTCGACAAAAGCATTTACCACTAGCCCTTG AACAAGACCATGCTCCAGGATCTAAGCCTGCTGCCAAGAATTTAGACCTTGATGGTATTAGAGTGGCCACCAACAATTTTGCAAACCAAAATTGTATTTTTTCTACCCGATCTAGAACCATCTTCAAG GGAACGCTACCAAATTTTGGGGATTTGGCAGTCAAAAGACTAAATACAGAAGTAGGACATGAGGAGCTAAAAAATGAGGTGAAAATGCTCGCAAGGCTTGAGCATCCGAACATCATAAGGATGCTGGGATCTTGCATAGGGAATAACGAGAACGTGATATGCTATGAATACATGCCTGGTGGTAGCCTTGATGCAGTCTTTTTTG CTGAAGATGAAAAGAGTGCAGTCCCCGACTGGCCTTCACGTCTTCACATCATGCAGGGGATTTGTGAAGGATTGTTATATCTGCATGAACATTTCAGAATCATTCACCGTGATATAGACCCTAGCAATATCCTACTTACTGAGTGCATGATCCCTAAAATTTCAGATTTTGGTCTTGCAACTAAGCTTGATCAAGGCCAATCTGAAGGGAATGATGAGAAATTTAGGGGAACACG TAGATACAGCGCTCCAGAGCTGTTTTATGGCAAGTCATACTCAATGAAGTCCGATGTGTACAGCTTTGGCATAGTACTTCTGGAGATTGTCACAGGCTGCAAAGCTGCATCATTTTGTAGAGAAGATACTGATGACCTCCCTACATAT
- the LOC120655590 gene encoding receptor-like serine/threonine-protein kinase SD1-8 isoform X2 has product MPKALLLLAVLLLAARLGRTQQPNDSLTTGQPLLDGQTLISAQGTFTLGFFPNGDNTYLGIWFNNMKPRTVIWVANRDAPIKGGNGSLTLSTNSLDLLDRRGNSVWSSSSFSTNSPQAFLLDSGNLVINDSMLSEAPNPLWQSFAEPCDTLLSGMTIGYDKSPTIQYMQLKSWKSVSDPSTGSYSITLDPRRRPPELLLFNDTTLLYRTGPWNGQGFSGQPYLKTTNKLAFNMSVHDDSAYYSFTSLDSSVQWRFVMSSDGLAHRWYSNPSNDAWVEYWHWPQNQCDSYALCGPNAACYNDVCRCLQEFVPKSPNDWNQRNFTGGCVRNALLSCSSANGFDRLQHVKVPDTLNAIMVGGKSLDDCKELCLKNCSCSAYALLGGSNCIVWSGDLVDVVLFVDGINDLYTRVSHNNPSHPGPSVATIVSVSIVGVLLAISAILGFCYHRSRQKHLPLALEQDHAPGSKPAAKNLDLDGIRVATNNFANQNCIFSTRSRTIFKGTLPNFGDLAVKRLNTEVGHEELKNEVKMLARLEHPNIIRMLGSCIGNNENVICYEYMPGGSLDAVFFAEDEKSAVPDWPSRLHIMQGICEGLLYLHEHFRIIHRDIDPSNILLTECMIPKISDFGLATKLDQGQSEGNDEKFRGTRYSAPELFYGKSYSMKSDVYSFGIVLLEIVTGCKAASFCREDTDDLPTYVRQHWTHGTAYQLKDPRMGDDAPRGEIERCIHIGVRCVQDDPTLRPLMSYIRNTLAATRP; this is encoded by the exons ATGCCCAAGGCGCTGCTCCTCCTGGCCGTGCTGCTGCTCGCGGCTCGTCTCGGTCGCACACAGCAGCCAA ATGACTCGCTCACCACAGGCCAACCATTGCTTGATGGGCAAACACTGATTTCAGCACAAGGTACTTTTACGCTGGGTTTCTTTCCAAATGGAGACAACACATATCTAGGAATATGGTTCAATAACATGAAACCTCGGACTGTCATCTGGGTGGCAAACCGTGATGCTCCAATCAAGGGAGGTAATGGAAGTCTTACCCTCAGCACAAATTCTTTGGACCTGCTGGATAGAAGAGGAAACAGTGTTTGGTCAAGTAGCAGCTTCAGCACCAACAGTCCACAAGCCTTCCTTCTCGACTCCGGAAACCTTGTCATCAACGACTCTATGTTATCAGAGGCTCCAAATCCACTATGGCAAAGTTTTGCTGAGCCCTGTGACACATTGTTGTCTGGTATGACAATTGGGTATGACAAATCCCCTACTATCCAATacatgcaactcaaatcttggaAGAGCGTTTCGGACCCGTCTACTGGGAGCTACAGCATCACGCTCGACCCTAGACGACGTCCTCCTGAGCTCCTCTTATTCAACGACACTACTTTGTTGTACAGGACTGGTCCATGGAATGGTCAGGGGTTCAGTGGTCAACCTTATCTGAAGACAACAAATAAGTTGGCCTTTAACATGAGTGTTCATGATGATAGTGCGTATTACTCGTTCACATCTTTGGACAGCTCAGTCCAGTGGCGATTTGTCATGAGTTCAGACGGCCTTGCACATCGCTGGTACAGCAATCCGAGCAACGATGCTTGGGTTGAATACTGGCACTGGCCCCAGAATCAGTGTGATTCATATGCCCTCTGTGGTCCAAACGCCGCTTGCTACAACGATGTCTGTCGTTGTCTGCAGGAATTTGTCCCCAAGTCACCAAACGACTGGAACCAGAGGAACTTCACGGGTGGTTGTGTGAGGAATGCATTGCTTTCGTGCTCGTCGGCTAATGGATTTGACCGGTTGCAACATGTCAAGGTGCCTGATACATTGAATGCCATCATGGTGGGAGGCAAAAGCTTGGATGACTGCAAGGAGTTATGCTTAAAGAACTGCTCCTGCAGTGCTTATGCTCTGCTTGGAGGGAGTAACTGCATTGTTTGGTCAGGCGATCTGGTAGATGTTGTTTTGTTTGTTGATGGAATCAACGATTTGTACACTCGAGTCTCCCATAACAATCCCTCTCATCCAG GTCCAAGCGTTGCTACCATTGTCTCTGTTTCTATAGTGGGAGTGTTGCTGGCAATTTCTGCAATACTAGGCTTCTGTTATCATCGAAGTCGACAAAAGCATTTACCACTAGCCCTTG AACAAGACCATGCTCCAGGATCTAAGCCTGCTGCCAAGAATTTAGACCTTGATGGTATTAGAGTGGCCACCAACAATTTTGCAAACCAAAATTGTATTTTTTCTACCCGATCTAGAACCATCTTCAAG GGAACGCTACCAAATTTTGGGGATTTGGCAGTCAAAAGACTAAATACAGAAGTAGGACATGAGGAGCTAAAAAATGAGGTGAAAATGCTCGCAAGGCTTGAGCATCCGAACATCATAAGGATGCTGGGATCTTGCATAGGGAATAACGAGAACGTGATATGCTATGAATACATGCCTGGTGGTAGCCTTGATGCAGTCTTTTTTG CTGAAGATGAAAAGAGTGCAGTCCCCGACTGGCCTTCACGTCTTCACATCATGCAGGGGATTTGTGAAGGATTGTTATATCTGCATGAACATTTCAGAATCATTCACCGTGATATAGACCCTAGCAATATCCTACTTACTGAGTGCATGATCCCTAAAATTTCAGATTTTGGTCTTGCAACTAAGCTTGATCAAGGCCAATCTGAAGGGAATGATGAGAAATTTAGGGGAACACG ATACAGCGCTCCAGAGCTGTTTTATGGCAAGTCATACTCAATGAAGTCCGATGTGTACAGCTTTGGCATAGTACTTCTGGAGATTGTCACAGGCTGCAAAGCTGCATCATTTTGTAGAGAAGATACTGATGACCTCCCTACATAT
- the LOC120655590 gene encoding receptor-like serine/threonine-protein kinase SD1-8 isoform X1, with product MPKALLLLAVLLLAARLGRTQQPNDSLTTGQPLLDGQTLISAQGTFTLGFFPNGDNTYLGIWFNNMKPRTVIWVANRDAPIKGGNGSLTLSTNSLDLLDRRGNSVWSSSSFSTNSPQAFLLDSGNLVINDSMLSEAPNPLWQSFAEPCDTLLSGMTIGYDKSPTIQYMQLKSWKSVSDPSTGSYSITLDPRRRPPELLLFNDTTLLYRTGPWNGQGFSGQPYLKTTNKLAFNMSVHDDSAYYSFTSLDSSVQWRFVMSSDGLAHRWYSNPSNDAWVEYWHWPQNQCDSYALCGPNAACYNDVCRCLQEFVPKSPNDWNQRNFTGGCVRNALLSCSSANGFDRLQHVKVPDTLNAIMVGGKSLDDCKELCLKNCSCSAYALLGGSNCIVWSGDLVDVVLFVDGINDLYTRVSHNNPSHPGPSVATIVSVSIVGVLLAISAILGFCYHRSRQKHLPLALEQDHAPGSKPAAKNLDLDGIRVATNNFANQNCIFSTRSRTIFKGTLPNFGDLAVKRLNTEVGHEELKNEVKMLARLEHPNIIRMLGSCIGNNENVICYEYMPGGSLDAVFFAEDEKSAVPDWPSRLHIMQGICEGLLYLHEHFRIIHRDIDPSNILLTECMIPKISDFGLATKLDQGQSEGNDEKFRGTRRYSAPELFYGKSYSMKSDVYSFGIVLLEIVTGCKAASFCREDTDDLPTYVRQHWTHGTAYQLKDPRMGDDAPRGEIERCIHIGVRCVQDDPTLRPLMSYIRNTLAATRP from the exons ATGCCCAAGGCGCTGCTCCTCCTGGCCGTGCTGCTGCTCGCGGCTCGTCTCGGTCGCACACAGCAGCCAA ATGACTCGCTCACCACAGGCCAACCATTGCTTGATGGGCAAACACTGATTTCAGCACAAGGTACTTTTACGCTGGGTTTCTTTCCAAATGGAGACAACACATATCTAGGAATATGGTTCAATAACATGAAACCTCGGACTGTCATCTGGGTGGCAAACCGTGATGCTCCAATCAAGGGAGGTAATGGAAGTCTTACCCTCAGCACAAATTCTTTGGACCTGCTGGATAGAAGAGGAAACAGTGTTTGGTCAAGTAGCAGCTTCAGCACCAACAGTCCACAAGCCTTCCTTCTCGACTCCGGAAACCTTGTCATCAACGACTCTATGTTATCAGAGGCTCCAAATCCACTATGGCAAAGTTTTGCTGAGCCCTGTGACACATTGTTGTCTGGTATGACAATTGGGTATGACAAATCCCCTACTATCCAATacatgcaactcaaatcttggaAGAGCGTTTCGGACCCGTCTACTGGGAGCTACAGCATCACGCTCGACCCTAGACGACGTCCTCCTGAGCTCCTCTTATTCAACGACACTACTTTGTTGTACAGGACTGGTCCATGGAATGGTCAGGGGTTCAGTGGTCAACCTTATCTGAAGACAACAAATAAGTTGGCCTTTAACATGAGTGTTCATGATGATAGTGCGTATTACTCGTTCACATCTTTGGACAGCTCAGTCCAGTGGCGATTTGTCATGAGTTCAGACGGCCTTGCACATCGCTGGTACAGCAATCCGAGCAACGATGCTTGGGTTGAATACTGGCACTGGCCCCAGAATCAGTGTGATTCATATGCCCTCTGTGGTCCAAACGCCGCTTGCTACAACGATGTCTGTCGTTGTCTGCAGGAATTTGTCCCCAAGTCACCAAACGACTGGAACCAGAGGAACTTCACGGGTGGTTGTGTGAGGAATGCATTGCTTTCGTGCTCGTCGGCTAATGGATTTGACCGGTTGCAACATGTCAAGGTGCCTGATACATTGAATGCCATCATGGTGGGAGGCAAAAGCTTGGATGACTGCAAGGAGTTATGCTTAAAGAACTGCTCCTGCAGTGCTTATGCTCTGCTTGGAGGGAGTAACTGCATTGTTTGGTCAGGCGATCTGGTAGATGTTGTTTTGTTTGTTGATGGAATCAACGATTTGTACACTCGAGTCTCCCATAACAATCCCTCTCATCCAG GTCCAAGCGTTGCTACCATTGTCTCTGTTTCTATAGTGGGAGTGTTGCTGGCAATTTCTGCAATACTAGGCTTCTGTTATCATCGAAGTCGACAAAAGCATTTACCACTAGCCCTTG AACAAGACCATGCTCCAGGATCTAAGCCTGCTGCCAAGAATTTAGACCTTGATGGTATTAGAGTGGCCACCAACAATTTTGCAAACCAAAATTGTATTTTTTCTACCCGATCTAGAACCATCTTCAAG GGAACGCTACCAAATTTTGGGGATTTGGCAGTCAAAAGACTAAATACAGAAGTAGGACATGAGGAGCTAAAAAATGAGGTGAAAATGCTCGCAAGGCTTGAGCATCCGAACATCATAAGGATGCTGGGATCTTGCATAGGGAATAACGAGAACGTGATATGCTATGAATACATGCCTGGTGGTAGCCTTGATGCAGTCTTTTTTG CTGAAGATGAAAAGAGTGCAGTCCCCGACTGGCCTTCACGTCTTCACATCATGCAGGGGATTTGTGAAGGATTGTTATATCTGCATGAACATTTCAGAATCATTCACCGTGATATAGACCCTAGCAATATCCTACTTACTGAGTGCATGATCCCTAAAATTTCAGATTTTGGTCTTGCAACTAAGCTTGATCAAGGCCAATCTGAAGGGAATGATGAGAAATTTAGGGGAACACG TAGATACAGCGCTCCAGAGCTGTTTTATGGCAAGTCATACTCAATGAAGTCCGATGTGTACAGCTTTGGCATAGTACTTCTGGAGATTGTCACAGGCTGCAAAGCTGCATCATTTTGTAGAGAAGATACTGATGACCTCCCTACATAT